The Staphylococcus sp. 17KM0847 DNA segment AGCTTTTAGTAATTTTTCATCATCTACATTTGTATTAAGTAATTGCTTAAATTCACTCACTAGCATTTCATCTACATCTTCAATACTAGAATTCTCTACTAATTCTTCTTCAAAACGGCGTGAACCACGATCATATTCCAAATTTGTGATTTGATTATGAGTCAATTTTCTGCTTTTATCATTAATTCTTAAATATACTGAGTCATCTTTTAAGGTGATAATGGCATCATAACTAGGTTCAATATCAAAAACAAGGATTTCATCCATAGTTCCATCAAGTTTCTTCACTTCTATTATTTCATGAGTATATTTCGGTATTCTATATAAATATTCGAAAGGTGCTTCAATATACAATTCTTTCTTTTTTGCTTTTATATGGTTAAACCCTGAAATCTCACCATTATCTTCAATACCAATTACAAGTTTTCCACCTTCCGCATTTGCAAATGCACCAATGTGTTGAGCTACATCTTTAGGATTTATAGACGCTCTCTTTCTATCTAGAAGCTGTCCTTCAACTTCAGTTTGTAAATATTCAATATACTTTCTACTAGCCATCTCTAAACCTCTCAATCATGCATCTTATTGAGTTTATTATATCATCCAATCCTATATCTATCGATTTTTATTATCTCCCCTATCTACTTACTACATGAACCCCAGAGAAAACCAGGTCATTTCATATAGATTCATCCAGTTTAATATAATTAAATTTTAGCCAGTTTAAAATATAATTCTTCTGAAAGTATATATAAGTACCTCTACGAAAATAAAAAAGCACTCTCCAACAAAAGTTGGAAAGTGCTGAAACGTATTTGAACACAAATTGCTGATACAATTTGTATACCAAATCTGTAAGAGAATAAATTCGCAACAGCTTTGGTAATTAACGTTTTGAGAATTGTGGTGAACGACGTGCTTTTTTAAGACCTGGTTTTTTACGTTCAAAAAACTTTAGGTTTTCGTACAGTTGTATAGACCGTTGTAAGCGTTGATATTAAAGGATTTCTAATTTTTAGATTGCATAGAATTGCACCAAATATCACTCAGGGGTAACTAAATATACTGCTGGCCGGTAGTAAAAATTAAGTAAATTATTCATTAATTGTTAAAAAGTTATATAAATTTTTAGCGCGTTCTAATAAATCGTCATATGTCAGTATTAACAAAGAATTTTTTAAAATAATATTACGCCTTCTTAACCTTCCCCTATCTTTTTCTGAGAGGTCTTTACTTCGACCAATTATAATGTAACCTGTTGGTGTATAAAATTCTTTTAATGTTTCTCTTGCATATGAATTATTATGTTCTATCCATTCTAACCAATCATATATTTGTTGCTCTGCGTGGGTGAGTTTGCTCGAAGGATTGCCGTCCTTTGTATACAACTTATGTGTACTAGCTTCTAATTCTATAACATCGTATAAACCATTATTTCTTTTTAAAACATAATCGGTTTCAAACTCACCTCCGAGTTTATGTTTCGGTATCACTTCCACATATTCTGTTCCAAATAAAATAGGATATTCGCTAATACACTTTTGTATATCGTTTTCATTCCTCACATCTTGCTTCAAAATATTTTC contains these protein-coding regions:
- a CDS encoding Shedu anti-phage system protein SduA domain-containing protein is translated as MYIVHDIPVYPNTKDLEPILINYYRKIYNNDVIFPEDNIKYRFTDTFLINDQTSLELKMPNRALSYGETQLLKEILQDKIKRYDRAYLLLNNLNEAIQKLENILKQDVRNENDIQKCISEYPILFGTEYVEVIPKHKLGGEFETDYVLKRNNGLYDVIELEASTHKLYTKDGNPSSKLTHAEQQIYDWLEWIEHNNSYARETLKEFYTPTGYIIIGRSKDLSEKDRGRLRRRNIILKNSLLILTYDDLLERAKNLYNFLTINE